A stretch of the Vigna radiata var. radiata cultivar VC1973A chromosome 9, Vradiata_ver6, whole genome shotgun sequence genome encodes the following:
- the LOC106773525 gene encoding tobamovirus multiplication protein 1 isoform X1: MAFGLRTKSFGLVEGEPEFFNAFRWWNQIDDSDQWQRGTYYALCVAYTLVSFIALVQLVRIQMRVPEYGWTTQKVFHLMNFVVNGLRAVLFGLYKSVFAIRPKALEHVLMELPGLLFFSTYTLLVLFWAEIYHQARSEPAQKLRPAYFIINGFIYLVQICLWIYMSASKTATGLEAAELFLSVISFFAALGFLLYGGRLFFLLRRFPIESRGRQKKLYEVGSVTSICCTCFLIRCALLACSVFGKNTDLDVLNHPILNLVYYLMVEIVPSALVLFILRKLPPRRVSDQYHPIR; the protein is encoded by the exons ATGGCATTTGGACTCAGAACGAAGAGCTTTGGGTTGGTAGAAGGAGAGCCTGAGTTTTTTAATGCATTTCGATGGTGGAATCAGATTGATGACTCGGATCAATGGCAGAGAGGCACTTACTATGCCCTTTGTGTCGCTTATACGTTGGTCTCCTTTATTGCCCTG GTACAACTGGTGCGAATTCAGATGAGGGTACCTGAATATGGGTGGACAACGCAGAAGGTTTTCCACTTGATGAACTTTGTCGTCAATGGAT TGAGGGCTGTCCTTTTCGGCTTATACAAAAGTGTTTTTGCAATAAGACCAAAG GCACTAGAGCATGTGTTAATGGAGCTTCCTGGTCTTCTGTTTTTTTCTACGTATACATTGCTTGTCTTGTTCTGGGCTGAGATATATCACCAG GCAAGAAGTGAACCCGCACAGAAACTTAGGCCtgcttattttattatcaatggtTTTATTTACTTGGTACAG ATCTGCCTCTGGATTTACATGAGTGCAAGCAAAACTGCTACAGGCTTGGAAGCTGCAGAACTCTTTCTTTCAG TTATATCATTCTTTGCTGCTCTTGGTTTTTTGTTGTACGGTGGAAG GTTGTTTTTCTTGTTGAGGCGTTTCCCCATTGAATCTAGAGGCCGTCAAAAGAAACTTTACGAG GTTGGGTCTGTTACTAGTATTTGTTGCACTTGTTTTCTGATAAGATGTGCTTTG CTTGCATGTTCTGTATTTGGCAAGAATACAGATCTTGATGTCTTGAACCATCCCATTCTTAATCTGGTTTACTATTTG ATGGTAGAGATTGTTCCCTCAGCGTTGGTGCTCTTCATACTGCGAAAGCTGCCCCCAAGACGAGTTTCTGATCAGTACCACCCCATTAGATGA
- the LOC106773525 gene encoding tobamovirus multiplication protein 1 isoform X2: MVVFCCLRCELCGNLVQLVRIQMRVPEYGWTTQKVFHLMNFVVNGLRAVLFGLYKSVFAIRPKALEHVLMELPGLLFFSTYTLLVLFWAEIYHQARSEPAQKLRPAYFIINGFIYLVQICLWIYMSASKTATGLEAAELFLSVISFFAALGFLLYGGRLFFLLRRFPIESRGRQKKLYEVGSVTSICCTCFLIRCALLACSVFGKNTDLDVLNHPILNLVYYLMVEIVPSALVLFILRKLPPRRVSDQYHPIR, encoded by the exons ATGGTTGTCTTTTGCTGCTTGAGATGTGAATTGTGTGGGAATTTG GTACAACTGGTGCGAATTCAGATGAGGGTACCTGAATATGGGTGGACAACGCAGAAGGTTTTCCACTTGATGAACTTTGTCGTCAATGGAT TGAGGGCTGTCCTTTTCGGCTTATACAAAAGTGTTTTTGCAATAAGACCAAAG GCACTAGAGCATGTGTTAATGGAGCTTCCTGGTCTTCTGTTTTTTTCTACGTATACATTGCTTGTCTTGTTCTGGGCTGAGATATATCACCAG GCAAGAAGTGAACCCGCACAGAAACTTAGGCCtgcttattttattatcaatggtTTTATTTACTTGGTACAG ATCTGCCTCTGGATTTACATGAGTGCAAGCAAAACTGCTACAGGCTTGGAAGCTGCAGAACTCTTTCTTTCAG TTATATCATTCTTTGCTGCTCTTGGTTTTTTGTTGTACGGTGGAAG GTTGTTTTTCTTGTTGAGGCGTTTCCCCATTGAATCTAGAGGCCGTCAAAAGAAACTTTACGAG GTTGGGTCTGTTACTAGTATTTGTTGCACTTGTTTTCTGATAAGATGTGCTTTG CTTGCATGTTCTGTATTTGGCAAGAATACAGATCTTGATGTCTTGAACCATCCCATTCTTAATCTGGTTTACTATTTG ATGGTAGAGATTGTTCCCTCAGCGTTGGTGCTCTTCATACTGCGAAAGCTGCCCCCAAGACGAGTTTCTGATCAGTACCACCCCATTAGATGA
- the LOC106773525 gene encoding tobamovirus multiplication protein 1 isoform X3: MRVPEYGWTTQKVFHLMNFVVNGLRAVLFGLYKSVFAIRPKALEHVLMELPGLLFFSTYTLLVLFWAEIYHQARSEPAQKLRPAYFIINGFIYLVQICLWIYMSASKTATGLEAAELFLSVISFFAALGFLLYGGRLFFLLRRFPIESRGRQKKLYEVGSVTSICCTCFLIRCALLACSVFGKNTDLDVLNHPILNLVYYLMVEIVPSALVLFILRKLPPRRVSDQYHPIR, translated from the exons ATGAGGGTACCTGAATATGGGTGGACAACGCAGAAGGTTTTCCACTTGATGAACTTTGTCGTCAATGGAT TGAGGGCTGTCCTTTTCGGCTTATACAAAAGTGTTTTTGCAATAAGACCAAAG GCACTAGAGCATGTGTTAATGGAGCTTCCTGGTCTTCTGTTTTTTTCTACGTATACATTGCTTGTCTTGTTCTGGGCTGAGATATATCACCAG GCAAGAAGTGAACCCGCACAGAAACTTAGGCCtgcttattttattatcaatggtTTTATTTACTTGGTACAG ATCTGCCTCTGGATTTACATGAGTGCAAGCAAAACTGCTACAGGCTTGGAAGCTGCAGAACTCTTTCTTTCAG TTATATCATTCTTTGCTGCTCTTGGTTTTTTGTTGTACGGTGGAAG GTTGTTTTTCTTGTTGAGGCGTTTCCCCATTGAATCTAGAGGCCGTCAAAAGAAACTTTACGAG GTTGGGTCTGTTACTAGTATTTGTTGCACTTGTTTTCTGATAAGATGTGCTTTG CTTGCATGTTCTGTATTTGGCAAGAATACAGATCTTGATGTCTTGAACCATCCCATTCTTAATCTGGTTTACTATTTG ATGGTAGAGATTGTTCCCTCAGCGTTGGTGCTCTTCATACTGCGAAAGCTGCCCCCAAGACGAGTTTCTGATCAGTACCACCCCATTAGATGA
- the LOC106773525 gene encoding tobamovirus multiplication protein 1 isoform X4, producing the protein MDVLRAVLFGLYKSVFAIRPKALEHVLMELPGLLFFSTYTLLVLFWAEIYHQARSEPAQKLRPAYFIINGFIYLVQICLWIYMSASKTATGLEAAELFLSVISFFAALGFLLYGGRLFFLLRRFPIESRGRQKKLYEVGSVTSICCTCFLIRCALLACSVFGKNTDLDVLNHPILNLVYYLMVEIVPSALVLFILRKLPPRRVSDQYHPIR; encoded by the exons ATGGATGTAT TGAGGGCTGTCCTTTTCGGCTTATACAAAAGTGTTTTTGCAATAAGACCAAAG GCACTAGAGCATGTGTTAATGGAGCTTCCTGGTCTTCTGTTTTTTTCTACGTATACATTGCTTGTCTTGTTCTGGGCTGAGATATATCACCAG GCAAGAAGTGAACCCGCACAGAAACTTAGGCCtgcttattttattatcaatggtTTTATTTACTTGGTACAG ATCTGCCTCTGGATTTACATGAGTGCAAGCAAAACTGCTACAGGCTTGGAAGCTGCAGAACTCTTTCTTTCAG TTATATCATTCTTTGCTGCTCTTGGTTTTTTGTTGTACGGTGGAAG GTTGTTTTTCTTGTTGAGGCGTTTCCCCATTGAATCTAGAGGCCGTCAAAAGAAACTTTACGAG GTTGGGTCTGTTACTAGTATTTGTTGCACTTGTTTTCTGATAAGATGTGCTTTG CTTGCATGTTCTGTATTTGGCAAGAATACAGATCTTGATGTCTTGAACCATCCCATTCTTAATCTGGTTTACTATTTG ATGGTAGAGATTGTTCCCTCAGCGTTGGTGCTCTTCATACTGCGAAAGCTGCCCCCAAGACGAGTTTCTGATCAGTACCACCCCATTAGATGA